The genome window TTCCCGGCagaactgttgttgttgttgacacaCTCTTCCTCTTCAACTGCTACGCTAGCAACTTGCGTTGACCCGTGGTGGCTTGACGTAACAATCATGGTGATACCGAGACCGACCCAGAGGATAATAGGTAGAATGATCAAAGACAAGGCGTAGTAGATGATCCACTGGAATCCCCTATGATTCTTGCCGTGAAATGTCCattcaaaagcaaaagcaatCCCCGAGAAGAATGTTGCAAAACTGCTTATAAATAGAATTCTAGCAATTCTCCGGTTAGGAACATCAAAGAATGTTTTGATGCGTTCGAGCCACCGCTTTGGTGGACTACTGGCGGTCTTCTTTGGCATTTGGACCAt of Camelina sativa cultivar DH55 unplaced genomic scaffold, Cs unpScaffold04433, whole genome shotgun sequence contains these proteins:
- the LOC109131754 gene encoding uncharacterized protein LOC109131754, coding for MVQMPKKTASSPPKRWLERIKTFFDVPNRRIARILFISSFATFFSGIAFAFEWTFHGKNHRGFQWIIYYALSLIILPIILWVGLGITMIVTSSHHGSTQVASVAVEEEECVNNNNSSAGKSGNEESKENNCERLAIVVDDMDREKCNGKVLENKTSNSKLKRTVSFPMHSQVRSCRTR